The following are from one region of the Cottoperca gobio unplaced genomic scaffold, fCotGob3.1 fCotGob3_50arrow_ctg1, whole genome shotgun sequence genome:
- the LOC115006142 gene encoding uncharacterized protein C9orf152 isoform X2 — MLPSLTGNKTPAAGSRKKERLVRRVEEQEEDSTRNMDISLLREQYRSTREAQRRHTQVLLFRTVSEELSEAVGIVPVTQGLASPWEPDSSSPSAVTFDPDPTTGCDPWHVHLDLHLRSRPCVGAQLTASSPETTNTNSSSRRSSSSESVGRKLSVDSPSESPCSSSCSTKEEDHTAGCRAEPEETDPPHASTNILHEDLQEKPCATGNIVLQRKLSAPALRLTRQLSVGGVGSSTGGPQNHNYHPFPNRKTPRISEAARRLGMYSSF; from the exons ATGCTGCCTTCACTGACAGGGAATAAAACTcctgcagcag GGAGCCGGAAGAAGGAGCGGTTGGTGAGGCGcgtggaggagcaggaggaggacagcACGAGGAACATGGACATCTCTCTGCTCAGGGAGCAGTACAGGAGCACGAGGGAGGCGCAGAGGAGACACACTCAGGTGCTGCTGTTCAGGACAG TGTCGGAGGAGCTGTCGGAGGCCGTCGGCATCGTCCCCGTCACTCAGGGTTTGGCGTCGCCATGGGAACCAGACAGCAGCTCACCGTCggctgtgacctttgaccccgacCCGACGACCGGCTGCGACCCCTGGCACGTCCATCTGGATCTCCACCTGCGCTCCCGCCCCTGCGTCGGCGCGCAGCTCACAGCTTCCTCCCCGGAAACAACAAACACCAACAGTTCCTCGCG ACGTTCGTCGTCCTCCGAGTCCGTCGGCAGGAAACTCTCCGTGGACTCTCCGTCTGAGtctccctgcagctcctcctgcagTACCAAAGAAGAAGATCACACTGCCGGGTGCCGAGCAGAGCCAGAGGAGACGGATCCCCCCCACGCCTCCACCAACATTCTGCATGAAGACCTGCAGGAGAAGCCGTGTGCGACGGGGAACATCGTCCTGCAGAGGAAGTTGTCGGCCCCGGCCCTCAGACTCACCAGGCAGCTGAGTGTCGGGGGGGTGGGCTCGTCCACGGGGGGGCCCCAGAACCACAACTACCACCCATTTCCCAACAGGAAGACCCCGAGGATCTCGGAGGCCGCCCGGAGACTGGGCATGTACTCGTCCTTCTGA
- the LOC115006142 gene encoding uncharacterized protein C9orf152 isoform X1 gives MSCSRCCCVGLLDGSRKKERLVRRVEEQEEDSTRNMDISLLREQYRSTREAQRRHTQVLLFRTVSEELSEAVGIVPVTQGLASPWEPDSSSPSAVTFDPDPTTGCDPWHVHLDLHLRSRPCVGAQLTASSPETTNTNSSSRRSSSSESVGRKLSVDSPSESPCSSSCSTKEEDHTAGCRAEPEETDPPHASTNILHEDLQEKPCATGNIVLQRKLSAPALRLTRQLSVGGVGSSTGGPQNHNYHPFPNRKTPRISEAARRLGMYSSF, from the exons ATGTCCTGCTCCCGCTGCTGCTGTGTGGGGCTGCTGGACG GGAGCCGGAAGAAGGAGCGGTTGGTGAGGCGcgtggaggagcaggaggaggacagcACGAGGAACATGGACATCTCTCTGCTCAGGGAGCAGTACAGGAGCACGAGGGAGGCGCAGAGGAGACACACTCAGGTGCTGCTGTTCAGGACAG TGTCGGAGGAGCTGTCGGAGGCCGTCGGCATCGTCCCCGTCACTCAGGGTTTGGCGTCGCCATGGGAACCAGACAGCAGCTCACCGTCggctgtgacctttgaccccgacCCGACGACCGGCTGCGACCCCTGGCACGTCCATCTGGATCTCCACCTGCGCTCCCGCCCCTGCGTCGGCGCGCAGCTCACAGCTTCCTCCCCGGAAACAACAAACACCAACAGTTCCTCGCG ACGTTCGTCGTCCTCCGAGTCCGTCGGCAGGAAACTCTCCGTGGACTCTCCGTCTGAGtctccctgcagctcctcctgcagTACCAAAGAAGAAGATCACACTGCCGGGTGCCGAGCAGAGCCAGAGGAGACGGATCCCCCCCACGCCTCCACCAACATTCTGCATGAAGACCTGCAGGAGAAGCCGTGTGCGACGGGGAACATCGTCCTGCAGAGGAAGTTGTCGGCCCCGGCCCTCAGACTCACCAGGCAGCTGAGTGTCGGGGGGGTGGGCTCGTCCACGGGGGGGCCCCAGAACCACAACTACCACCCATTTCCCAACAGGAAGACCCCGAGGATCTCGGAGGCCGCCCGGAGACTGGGCATGTACTCGTCCTTCTGA